Genomic window (Arachis hypogaea cultivar Tifrunner chromosome 13, arahy.Tifrunner.gnm2.J5K5, whole genome shotgun sequence):
agaacaaaataaaaagcaTTACATAATATCGTCTTCGTGATTagccacaataataataataatattactgGCAGAGTAAGAGTTTTGTAACTTCAATACAATctccaataataataacaataatgttaCATCACTAACTTTATTAACTTTTTGCCAACACTTAGCCAACAAAAGTATTTTTATACCAATATCTAAATcataaatcttaaatcctaatataacaaaaataaagtgTTGATTCAAAATATtagctaatattaataaaaagtgttgacttcctaatatttttctaataataataataataataataataatactaataataataatgagcaTGTAACTTAACTCACCTCACATGTAATcgtgaaattattttatttatgatcaaCGGCCTGCAGAAGCATAATTTTTGCTTCAAGCACACCATGAACAGTTGctcaaatcaaaatcaataacgataacaatatttaaaatgaaataaaGGCAGCATCTCCGAACCGGACAATTTTACCGAAACTCAGTTATCACTATCTCGTTCCTCGTGTACCTGACGGAACCTGAAATCTAGAACAAAACGAAAAATTAAAGAGAAGGTTATTAGCTCAGAAGAGAGTACGAAACAACAATGATCCAAAATTCTAGTGACTAATGACTCAAATTTCGAACgcaaatcaaagaaaaagtttgGTACAGGTTCTAAATTGCCAGTAATTTCTTTCCATGAAGAACACCTTGGAATTGAAACATAAAGCTAATGGAAGATTGGAGAAAATGCCGTACCGTATAGCGATCAGAATGCAGATAAAAGAGTTGGAGGAACAGAGAGAAATGTggaatttgatattgaattttggCGCCAAAGGTTCCTTTATGGGAGTGTGTGTATCCGAAAAGAGACGGTTTGAATCCGTAGGCCGCAAATTGTAagcgaaattatgaaagaaaatacGAAACATAGCCAATTAACTGATTAAGCcggtattttatttttctttttgttttatttatatttatttattataaagcTCGTAATTGCGTTAGAAAATATTTAGAATGAACGAATAATGTATCCAACTCCCAcacaagaaaggaagaagagaagtgATATACTCTTTCTCGTCCATTCTTACTAATCCTTTgcacaaatatttaaagaatctgGTTGATAactatagttatttttttaagtttgctAAGCATATGTATTGGACAATGAACTCTCTAAACCACTAGATGTATAATGTTCttacatttttttagtttttcctttttTGACCTAATTATATTCGTAAGTTATATATTATctttgttatttatatattatttctcTTTCCCTTTCAACAGTTTACAATAgttgtaataatattattaaaaatatatagtgTCATGACTCATAAAAAATGAAGTTAGAAAATTAAAAGTTGTTTAATTCTCAGTTATTAAAACATTGTATTCGACGTACGTGTATttcatttaataattttgtttcgGGAGTTACCTGAACCAGTAGATTGGGCTAGGATGGAAAGCCCAAACGTCAAAAGAATGTGGTCTCCGACTTGTTCTTGTTTGGGAGCCGCCGTCCGAGTTGTGTGTTTTGaggaatgggggtggtacctgcaaaaacactctgatgcctaagtcagTAAGAGGTTAAGCAGATTTAGAATATTAGAACTTAGATGTACTTGAGTGTGTTAGGGCATTTATAGGGGTTGAGCTAATAACCACCGTTAGAGTGGATCCACTATtagtggataaccgtcccttttatCTAGGGGTTGTGGAGATCTCTCTTCTGAAAGTGAGGAAGAGATTTACGAAAGTAGTTATTCACTTGGATAAGTGTTAAATGCCTGCCAGCGGTGATTTCGACCTCTTTGTAAAGGTCGGATAAGCAACAAGGATCAATCTCCTGGATTGGGCCCTTTAGCTTGGTTTGGACATAGCTTAATATTTGGGTCAGAGTATGAACAAATTTCATgcttatattttagtatttaagcaccttaaaaagattttaaaaaataaataaaaatggctATTTAAAATGAACAAAGATAAAAGATGATTATATGAAGTCAAATGAATGAACTTTAATTCAatctttttatagttttatttatagtctattttatgtataaatttgtaattttatagtcattaaattttaaatcagttTATCTATTTTATGaaagtgtgtgtgtatatatatatatatattacttttgcacAACACATAGGTCTAATTCTAGTTAAATCTATTTTATAGGCATGTTTGAAGTCAAAGAATTTGCAATGGTATATTGATAGCAAATGCTTCAAGCACATGATCAATGATCAAAGTTCATCACAATCGAACCTACAAAAAGAGAAAGCGTAGTATTTTGACAACAACAAAGGAAAAGGTGTTAGTATCAGCAAAGTTGGTAAGAGTGAATCTTCTTCGGTAGATAATATAGTACTTGTCAAAAGTCTTAAGAATAACCTGCTTAGtgtaagtcaattgtgtgatgaAGATAATAAAATTATCTTTGACTTTTAAAAACTGTATAGTACAAAGGTTTGATGCTATTGAAGTTCTACTTTTAGGCAATAGAGTTTACAAcattaatatgattaatttagATTGTATTCTTTTAAATGATACAAAATACTTTGTTAGTAAACAAAATAATGCATGCCAACATAGAAAAATTACACATATGTTCATATAAACTATCTAAATTAGTTGGTATCTAAAGTTTTAGTAATTCGTCTTCTTTGTAAAAGGTACCTTAATAATTGGTATCCAATCAAAATTCCTTCATCTAACTAGCAAAGGGTACCTTAATCATATCAAATAGATGCAGATAAATGAAACATGCATGCACTTCAACAATTTGAACTCGCTATACAAGCATGCAATATAATTAACAAATATGTCTCATTAataaactattttataataaaaagtttGAATTTACATACCGAGTTtgcatatttaaaaattttttatgtatagctTCAAGTACATTTTCAATCTTCACAATCAGGATTagcttcttttcttttaattctgttaaaaaaatttctttttttactgTTATGTTGTCCATAATTTATTTTTGGGTACCCTAGTcttccaagattgagattgaacaAAAGTCACATGAATATTTTACTGTGGTTTACATATAATGCAATTAATATTACAATTATGATATAtaccaaaaaaatattacaattatGATTAATTATCTATCAACTACAAAATTGACTATATAATTATTGTcagatattaattaaaattcatgaGCCAACATTATCACTCCCGTTTCATAATGCCACTATCATTTGTAAGATATTCATGTAAAACCCCAACAAAAGGAAAAAATGTATGGGAACGACATTTTCAAAGTGGTGGCCATATTCACTCCTTATTTACGAAGAAAACTCAAGTATTCTATACGCTCTTTTTCTTAAATGGACGATGAATTTGAGTTTGAGTCTTGTGGATAgcaaaaaaggaagagaaataaTATTAGCAAGTATTAAACCAACTCTGCAATAATATAACCAACTACAGCATAAGTAATCATCAATGAAGGTGAAAATATTATAACCCTATAGTGGACGCAGAACAACTAGGAACCCAAATAGAGTCACTTCCGACGCCAGTCATATGTTCCAAGCTCGAAATCTGCAAAAATATAGTCAATTCAGTGAATGAGAACGTACAATCTAGAGAATAAGTTAAATGACTAGTGAACAAAAGGTTAACCGGAGACCTAAGAATAAAAAGGACAAAATGAACAAGATAATTTTTTTCGTGAAGAATAGAATTGGGTGAGAATGAAGATCTTTACCAAATATATAAAGAACATACGCATTGcacattataattttttttttttttttggttttttacttTACTAAAAGAAACAATTTTCACTCTTTAGTCTTTACCATAGCATTTACCCAATCAACAAACTTGGATAGCAAGAATGGGCAGTGCTAATGCAGATATGCTTGCTACTCATTCTACTGGAAGTTACATTTCCCAATGTTATGCAAGCTTTTTAAAACCCTTGCCTTCCTTGAAGGTAAGCGATGCTTCTCATATATTTAGATAACTTCCACATCCAGGTTTTCTATATAGCATAAGATTATTCCTTTTCTTGGAATTTCTACCATCTTTGTAACTTGGATGAGGGTCCTGAATTAGTGCTACTCTCAGGTCTCCGTAAAATGCTTCTTAGGCTTCTACCATCGATAAATGGTCTGGTCTCTTTGTTCACCAAGTTTGTTTAGATATAAATCTTATTTCTTGCtcctatacatatatatataaagaattatTACAAAAGACATGTTGCAGATTTGAAGGCCAGACAATGCTATTTCCCCACATATTCAAGTTCGTGTGGGGAAGATCATAATCAATTCTGTATTTACTTtggctattttctttttttctgaatGGAATTCTTTGTTTGGAATCTTTGGTGTCTTCGCTGTGCATTGCAACATTAGATCAGTTTCTCTTGACTAAGTTTGCTGGTCTCAGGAATAAGATTATGGATGGAGCGGAATTCCCATACTTTCAGTTACAGATTCTGTCGAAAAATGTTTTACGGAACAGGATTAGATGTTCATTATCTTTTTCATGAGCTCCTGATTTTCATATAGGACTTTCCTTCAAACATGACTGGAGATCGGAAAGTTATGCTTCATAGAGTTCTATTGTTTGTTCTTTTGCTATTCCTTGTGTCATTCTTCTTTCTGTCTCAACAAGAGGGAAAATCTTGTGTTGTGCAGTATACACAactatctggagtatttgcttggAGCTCAATTCACAGACCTTCAACAACAGATATGGTTCAAAGCTTAATTTTGTTTGTGgcagcacaaaaaaaaatcaattatgcAAGCTTCACAGGATTTTTCTTTTCAGAGGAGCTTATTAAATTGGTGGGAACAAACTATGTTGCTTTTTTGGTCTTGGCCGCCTGGTTTGTCAAGTTTTCATGGGTCTAGTGAATAATCGTGATGCTTGAAATTTTTACTTCCTTCCTTTCTCTGAGAGATCATAAAATGTTGGCAGCAGGAATCAGACTGTTTGTGTGTTGGTAAtttggaataaaaattaaaaagggaaaGGTAAGTCAAGCATCCATTTTGGGAAATAGGCTTTAAGGTTCTGGCACCATTCCAGCTAACTAATATATAATGCAAGAGTAAATGGATAAAAATACACATGAAAGAGTTTGAAGTGGACAAAAGTACACACAAAAGATTGCAAATATCAAAATACAACCGAAAGATTGTTTTGGACAGACAAAAGTGTCATATCGTTAGTGGGTTTGTAAGGCTTGGAGTGTACTTTTGTCCATCAAAATCATCACTTGGGTATACTTTGATGTTTTCGGTGTGTACGTTTGTCCATCCCAAAATCTTTCATGTATACTTTTGTCCATTTACTTGATAATGCAGTGCATAAGAGAGCAGAATAGAGTGTACGGTAGTAGATAAAGTAGAGGTTACAGTAGACAATAGAAGACAGTGGAATGGAAGCTGAGGAGCTGAAACTCCTTGagctcaactctctctctctcgctttctctcacacacacacacactagtgtAATTGCTAGGGAGGTGTTGTGTAGTGTCATCCTCCGCACAGCAACCTCGTCATTCGCTTTGGATGGTCGCACCGGAAATTCAGGTGGTAACAACAACTGATGCAGGACGATCTCGTTCCCTCTCGTCTTTTCTTTCGCCTCATCCCTTTCTTCCAGAACCTTCACGTTCCCTGTAACCTTCAGATCTGAGCTTAAATATTGGCGAGCTATAATTTGTGTCTTCACTTGATGTAGTCGACTCGATGCTTTCTGGACTACATTAGGTGGAAATCGACAAAGCAAATCCGATTGGAATCTCGTCCAAGTTGGAAACATAGTCCAATCCCCCACCATTAAGACCATGTCTGAGCCTTCCCGTCCAAAGCCTCCAACGCCACATATACTCGATCACTAGCCGGAACCCAAGCCACCTTGGAGTAGTGCTCCGCTTGCGCTACTCAACAATTTACATCTTTGCCAGACAACCTTAGAAGGACAATTTTCCGTCAAGTATCAACCACCCATTCAGAATCCGTTATTTGTGCGTGAGAACCAACCAAAGTTCCAGATCGAGTAGGTTTTTAATAGAGCAGATTAGAGTGTATGGTAGTAGATAAAATAGAGGTTAGAGTAGAGAAAAGAAGACGATGGAATGGAAGATGGGGCATTACAGAGAGCACCACTCTCCTAAGGTCCTGTCTAGCCTGATTCCTAAGATGATTTCCACTAACTCTCTTCTCCTCTTTTATATACAATCTCATTTCTCTCTAACCAACACCACTACTCTGCCAAGCTGGCAGAATTAGTTAacaccccccccccctctttctcttctctctctctttctctgaaAGTCTCTTACTTTCTAATTTCTCTCCCTTATACCATATAAGAGAAACATTACATAGGCTTGGTGCTAGAAAATGGGGAACGGATCAGGGAATAATAAGCCCAGTTAGTAGATACATGGGGAAAAATGATGCATAGCTGAAAGGATAAGTTTCTATTAGAAAGTATGCAAGCTGGTTAGTAGATACATGGGGAAAAAGACCAAAAAGTAGTCACTAAAGAAGTTGATTGAGATTGTGTGAGAATTAGAAAGGGTCTCTCACACCTAACCTTTGAGGCCCTGTATTCGTGGATCTACAtcaaatgaaacaaggtcttctaaATAACCACCATTTCTTCAGGTTCATCCCATATCTTGTCCTTTTTGATCCAACCCTGACTATGAATCccctcctttctctttctttgttCCATTTCTACACTACAGCCTTTCATTCTCCCAATATAGAAAAGTTATTTTAAGGGCTTTAAGGGTGTGAGGGAATGTGGCTGAACTCATTGCATGAAATacagaagacttatgcagataaTATAAATGCTTGCTTATTGTGCCAGCAAATGCAAATTCATCTATATTTAAGATAACAAAAGATATGCATAGCAACATAAGCAACAAGGAGAGTAACAGTAACCAAGGACCGGCATACCAGTTTAAATGATTCCTGGCCAAGTTGCTTTCAGTATCAACTAACGTACATTCCGATTAAGAAGTCCTTGAAAAGATAGGTAAAGATCTTTGTTGTCTGCCCCGAATATCTCATCAGCTTTTCTTAAAGTTTCCTAAAGACCAAAAACCATGTTGAACAATGATTAACATCTTCGAAATTGTTTCATGTTCCAGATATCGTACTTCAAGTATTCAATATTTATTTACCTCTCGTGTTTGCTTCTGAGCATTTAATTCCTTTATGTTAGCAAGAAATGCACTAAACTGCTCATATGAAAGACGACTCCTGAATAAGTTAAGCAATAATCAATTCAGTAAGCCTCTCAAATGAAATAAAGTAAGATGTCACTGCATGACAGGGAGAATGAATGTCACCTAGCTTGACGAAAAAAATCCTTTCCATCTATCTTCGGGGTACGACCTAAACAAATTATGTGTTATGAGGATAAACAACTGAAgataattttataacaaaatatacACGAGATTCAGCCTTTTCTTTATCTATTTGTAGTATACTGAATTTTAAGGAAGAAAACTAGCAAATGACAATGCCAGAAATTATAGGGTCTGCCTCCTAGTCATAAGCATATCTCTACTTTTGCCCCAGAAATTCTAATTTTCACACCCTCCTATATAACTCATTCTATTCTCTCTCTTCTAACAGAATCAGCCTATGATCTCACAACCTCCCACTACCAGTGCCAGGTGGCATATTAGTTAAAATATCAGTATAACGCTCAGCATTAGtttttcctctcttctctcttttattCTTCCTGCTATAAATATAAAGGGTAGAGGTTGAACTCTTCATGATTGTATGTTGGGTCCCATCTCTATTGCATTCGATCCTTCTCATTGGCTCATATCATTCTCAAGGTACACATAACAGCTTCCTATAAAACAATGCCCTAACTAGCAGAGTTATGTGGATAACATCCCAAACATAAAAAGAACCCCAAATCCTTGGATAAAAGAAGCTTGAGTGCTTGCATTGACAGATTTCAAGCAACCTTTTTTATTATGATGGAAGGTGGTAAAAAGGAATTATTTAAAGTAGATTAACAATCAATCTTCAAAACCTGGAACAGATCGACCCCGAGGTGGAGAGTTTGCCGCTGATGACTGCTGACTAGATGAATACCACGCAGACAGAGATGATCGTGCTTCATAAGGAAGTTTTGTAGGAGAGATAGTACCAGAGGTTTTCTTGGGTGAACCAGCAGCAGAATAACCTCTAGGAGATTCAGTTGTTGAGATCACCTTTGGAGTTCCTGTTGGAGTAAGGCGTGGTGTGATATATGGGGTCAAAGAAAACCTTTGACCAGAATACCTGGAAGCTAACAaacccaaaaagaaaagaaaaccacagcaaaaagaaataaataagtatcAGTCAGATTTAAAGCCAACTGAAAGCTCATTTTCATAGAAATTCCAGCTGTATTATATTGGATTTAAAActcatttttgaaaaaattttccaGTCAAATGCAATTATTATCCAAACTACTCATTTTACAGCAAAATATCCTGTTTTCCAATTTTCAGTTTACTTCAGTGCAATACATTTCATTTTTCACCATAGAAACTTTATATATGCCACTGAAGTATCGATATATAATGCTcaaaagaagatagaaaataattaattttcaaaatgatTAGTATTTTAATTCCCTTATGTATCATTTTGGTAGGGAAAATGGAGGGGCCAGAGTCACTGAGACAAGGACAGAAAAAAGTTGTCTTTGTTATTTGGTAGTAGCGTGGgataggaaaaaatattttaagtggACACGATTACCCTATAGCCTGATAGGCACTCCGGCAGCTCAGTGGTGATCTAGTGGGGGCAATGAGGTAAATATTGTGTCCTTCATGTCCGCACTTTCTAAGAGATAcacaaaatatacaaaatttgtgTCCCATGACAAACATCTTAGTGTGCAATTGGTTTgggttttcattttctgtttattttcagTGTTTtcagtttttaggattttgtgaAGGAAGATGCAAAATCGAAAGTGAAAACAAAAAACacattttattgtttttgttgttttctcttttttttcctttacaAAATCTGAAAACAGAAGCactaaaaatgaaaacaaaaaatgaaaacgcAAATAAACTCACCCTAGTGTCTTGTCCCGTCTTTGGAACAAAAATCAACTTTGTGTCCATGTGTCTCTATCTCAATGTTTTGTCCACCTTAAACAACACAGCCATACATAACTTACTTATTGTGCTTTATGCATGATAGCACTTCTTTAGGAGAAACATGGTTGAATGGTGGAAAAGAAAGATCCAAAGCAACATCATCTATATATTTTGAGAACTTGTTTACCTTCATCCCTTGTTTTACCAACATCTGCAGGACCACCATATGAATGATATACTGTATAGCCACTTGCAACATCATCTGCAACACAATAACAAGCAAATAAACAATTTAACA
Coding sequences:
- the LOC112737952 gene encoding uncharacterized protein At4g15545, giving the protein MESNEQGGAGQGAGNTDFHLPDEILSVIPTDPYDQLDLARKITSMAIASRVSSLESDAGRLRQKLLDKDRLIYDLQERVSALTHACQEADSRCKAALDENMKLSKERDQLAATVKKLSRDFAKLESFKKQLMQSLTDDSPSQAETIDIGTCDQSVPKAYPDKDDVASGYTVYHSYGGPADVGKTRDEASRYSGQRFSLTPYITPRLTPTGTPKVISTTESPRGYSAAGSPKKTSGTISPTKLPYEARSSLSAWYSSSQQSSAANSPPRGRSVPGRTPKIDGKDFFRQARSRLSYEQFSAFLANIKELNAQKQTREETLRKADEIFGADNKDLYLSFQGLLNRNVR